A section of the Microbulbifer pacificus genome encodes:
- a CDS encoding glycoside hydrolase family 31 protein: MKEKANTKPTALVKKLGLGLFLAAALQPAIASEVREYRQHHMQDGALVIDTSDSQVTLTPLNSAALEVHYQRDGMKQLPSFAIAPKNSTKTAQLKADVQAQLSVSEDALRLALGDLTAVIHKSPFAIEFERNGEPLLAEEHGFFANQTMRGFRFALQENEKLIGGGQRVLGMDRRGQRLPLYNKAHYGYTTESEQMYFGLPAVMSSNKYILLFDNSATGTMDLGASEQDVMQFEAVAGRSSYIVVAGNTYPQLIENYVDVTGRQPMPPRWAFGNFASRFGYHSEQEVRDVVEKFREEDFPLDALVLDLYWFGPDIQGHMGNLAWDNKAFPTPVDMMSDLNQQGINTILVTEPFVLSTAERWDSAVAANALAKNLAGQPKKFEFYFGNTGLIDVFSEDGRDWFWNIYKDLKEQGVAGWWGDLGEPEVHPSDTVHAVGMADEIHNAYGHRWAQMLFDNERAASPEERPFIMMRAGFPGSQRFGMIPWTGDVSREWGGLKPQVELSLQMGLLGFGYTHSDLGGFAGGEKFDRELYIRWLQYGVFQPVYRPHAQEHIAPEPVFHDLKTRNITREFVKLRYRLLPYNYTLAFENSQTGMPLMRPLFFDNENDLALMDNKDAYLWGNDFLVAPVTDEGAREVAVQLPGGVWFDYWNDNQYGGDMARVKVDLKTIPVLVRAGAFIPTVPDMRNTREYSSRNLRLDYYAHESAAQSSGYVYEDDGVTADAFAKGQYQKLMFAGERNDEATRFTFTREGDGYTGAPEGRSIELVLHNWQQVPTAINAGEQPLTIVSSEKQLSNNAAWFDKRAKTLHVKFAWDGSELPLTVSH; this comes from the coding sequence GGCATGAAGCAGTTGCCGTCCTTTGCCATTGCCCCCAAAAACTCGACTAAAACTGCGCAACTCAAGGCGGATGTGCAGGCGCAACTGAGCGTATCCGAAGATGCCCTGCGCCTGGCGCTCGGCGACCTCACTGCGGTTATCCACAAGTCGCCCTTCGCCATTGAATTCGAGCGCAACGGCGAACCGCTGCTGGCGGAAGAACACGGTTTCTTCGCCAACCAAACCATGCGCGGTTTCCGCTTTGCGCTGCAGGAAAATGAAAAACTGATCGGCGGCGGCCAGCGGGTGCTGGGTATGGACCGTCGCGGCCAGCGCCTGCCGCTCTACAACAAGGCCCACTACGGCTACACCACCGAATCCGAGCAGATGTATTTCGGTCTGCCAGCGGTGATGAGCAGCAACAAATACATTCTGCTGTTCGACAACAGTGCCACCGGCACAATGGACCTCGGCGCCAGCGAACAGGACGTGATGCAGTTCGAGGCGGTGGCCGGGCGCAGCAGCTACATCGTGGTCGCCGGCAACACCTATCCGCAGCTGATCGAGAACTACGTGGACGTCACCGGCCGCCAGCCGATGCCGCCGCGCTGGGCCTTCGGCAACTTCGCCTCCCGCTTCGGTTACCACTCCGAGCAGGAAGTGCGCGACGTGGTGGAAAAATTCCGCGAAGAGGATTTCCCGCTGGACGCGCTGGTACTGGATCTGTACTGGTTCGGCCCGGATATCCAGGGTCACATGGGCAACCTGGCGTGGGACAACAAGGCGTTCCCCACCCCGGTGGACATGATGTCGGACCTGAATCAGCAGGGTATCAACACCATCCTGGTTACCGAGCCGTTCGTGCTCTCCACGGCCGAGCGCTGGGACAGCGCGGTGGCCGCCAATGCCCTGGCCAAAAACCTCGCCGGCCAGCCGAAGAAATTTGAATTCTATTTCGGCAACACTGGCCTGATCGACGTGTTCTCCGAAGACGGTCGCGACTGGTTCTGGAATATCTACAAAGATTTGAAAGAACAGGGTGTTGCCGGCTGGTGGGGCGACCTGGGCGAGCCGGAAGTACATCCCTCCGACACCGTACACGCGGTGGGCATGGCGGATGAAATCCACAACGCCTACGGCCATCGCTGGGCGCAGATGCTGTTCGACAACGAAAGGGCCGCGAGTCCCGAGGAGCGCCCGTTCATCATGATGCGTGCCGGTTTCCCCGGCTCCCAGCGCTTTGGCATGATCCCCTGGACCGGCGATGTCTCCCGCGAGTGGGGCGGACTCAAACCACAGGTGGAACTGTCGCTGCAGATGGGCCTGCTGGGCTTCGGCTACACCCACTCCGACCTCGGCGGTTTTGCCGGTGGCGAAAAATTCGATCGCGAGCTGTATATCCGCTGGCTGCAATACGGCGTATTCCAGCCGGTGTACCGCCCGCACGCGCAGGAGCACATCGCTCCGGAGCCGGTATTCCACGACCTCAAGACCCGCAATATCACCCGCGAGTTCGTCAAGCTGCGTTACCGCCTGCTGCCCTACAACTACACCCTGGCATTCGAAAACAGCCAGACCGGCATGCCGCTGATGCGCCCGCTGTTTTTTGACAATGAAAACGATCTGGCGCTGATGGACAACAAGGATGCCTACCTGTGGGGCAACGACTTCCTGGTGGCTCCGGTAACCGATGAAGGTGCCAGGGAAGTCGCCGTACAACTGCCCGGCGGTGTGTGGTTCGATTACTGGAACGACAACCAGTACGGCGGTGATATGGCACGAGTTAAGGTCGATCTGAAAACCATTCCCGTGCTGGTTCGCGCCGGTGCATTTATCCCCACCGTGCCGGATATGCGCAATACCCGCGAATACTCCAGCCGCAACCTGCGCCTCGATTACTACGCCCACGAATCCGCGGCGCAATCTTCCGGTTATGTCTACGAAGATGACGGTGTAACTGCGGACGCGTTTGCCAAAGGCCAGTATCAGAAACTGATGTTTGCCGGTGAGCGCAACGATGAGGCCACCCGCTTCACCTTCACCCGCGAAGGCGACGGCTACACTGGCGCACCGGAAGGCCGGAGCATCGAACTCGTATTGCACAACTGGCAGCAGGTACCGACCGCGATCAACGCGGGCGAACAGCCACTCACTATCGTGAGCAGTGAAAAGCAGTTGAGCAATAACGCGGCCTGGTTCGACAAGCGCGCTAAAACCCTGCACGTGAAATTTGCCTGGGACGGAAGCGAGCTTCCTCTCACCGTCAGCCACTAA
- a CDS encoding alpha-amylase family glycosyl hydrolase, whose translation MKKFSRLILASSIATALLTACGPEANAPAQTSAPATSTAAAENAASVAQVFGKPVIYQVMTRLFGNTNPTNKPWGTIEENGVGKFSDFTPQALAEIRALGADYIWYTGALHHALVRDYTAYGIANDDPDVVKGRAGSPYAIKDYYSVNPDLASDPSQRMQEFKALIQRSHDAGLKVIIDVVPNHVARNYQSLAKPEGVRDFGADDDTSVAYARDNNFYYVPGEPFQVPVAEDGYQPLNGEANALVDGEFSEMPAKWTGNGSRAPQPEQGDWYETVKINFGVRPDGSHDFAALPAEYAQRDYRAHAGFWADKVVPDTWKKFRQITDYWLAMGVDGFRYDMSGMVPVEFWSYLNSSIKMQKPDALLLAEIYEPEVYRDYIRLGKMDYLYDKVGTYDAIRAVMEGKAGTDPLVEIQQSLDGIEDHMLRFMENHDEQRIGSPEFAGNPRAGIPAMVVSATISGAPTLVYFGQELGEPGSGDAGFGKASRTTIFDYWSVPSIRRWNNDGQFNSTQLSESEQSLRAFYSKLLNFSHQSPALTGEYLDLHRYNREHGKNYAEQQYSFARWNGDDRLLVIANFEDADTNSTLKLPAELTKSWQLAPGKYTLTNQLQTGSVELTVAEDLTGSIELSLPALSGQVLKLTR comes from the coding sequence ATGAAAAAATTTTCCCGACTGATTCTGGCATCGAGTATTGCCACTGCCCTGCTCACCGCCTGTGGCCCCGAAGCTAATGCACCGGCGCAAACCAGCGCGCCGGCGACATCCACTGCCGCTGCAGAGAATGCAGCGAGTGTTGCACAGGTCTTCGGCAAACCGGTGATCTACCAGGTGATGACCCGTCTGTTCGGCAACACCAACCCCACCAACAAGCCGTGGGGCACCATCGAAGAAAACGGCGTGGGCAAGTTCAGCGACTTCACCCCGCAGGCGCTGGCAGAAATCCGCGCTCTGGGAGCGGATTACATCTGGTACACCGGTGCCCTGCACCACGCGCTGGTGCGCGACTACACCGCTTACGGCATCGCCAACGACGACCCGGATGTGGTCAAGGGCCGCGCGGGTTCCCCCTACGCGATCAAGGATTACTACAGCGTGAACCCGGACCTGGCCAGCGATCCGTCCCAGCGCATGCAAGAATTCAAGGCGCTGATCCAGCGCTCCCACGATGCGGGACTCAAGGTCATCATCGACGTCGTGCCGAACCACGTAGCGCGCAACTACCAGTCCCTGGCGAAGCCCGAGGGCGTGCGCGATTTCGGTGCCGATGACGACACCAGCGTGGCCTATGCGCGCGACAACAATTTCTACTACGTGCCCGGCGAGCCCTTCCAGGTGCCGGTGGCGGAAGACGGCTACCAGCCACTGAACGGCGAAGCCAATGCGCTGGTAGACGGGGAATTTTCCGAAATGCCGGCCAAGTGGACCGGCAACGGTAGCCGTGCGCCACAACCCGAGCAAGGCGACTGGTACGAAACGGTAAAAATCAATTTCGGGGTGCGCCCGGACGGCAGCCACGACTTCGCGGCACTGCCGGCGGAATATGCGCAGAGAGACTACCGCGCCCACGCCGGGTTCTGGGCCGACAAGGTTGTACCGGACACCTGGAAGAAATTCCGCCAGATCACCGATTACTGGCTCGCAATGGGCGTGGACGGTTTCCGCTACGACATGTCCGGCATGGTGCCGGTCGAGTTCTGGAGCTACCTCAACTCCAGCATCAAAATGCAGAAGCCGGACGCCCTGCTACTGGCGGAAATCTACGAGCCGGAGGTGTACCGGGATTACATCCGCCTCGGCAAGATGGACTACCTGTATGACAAGGTGGGCACCTATGACGCCATTCGCGCGGTGATGGAAGGCAAGGCCGGTACCGATCCTCTGGTGGAGATCCAGCAGAGCCTCGACGGCATCGAAGACCATATGCTGCGCTTTATGGAGAACCACGACGAGCAGCGCATCGGCAGCCCGGAGTTCGCCGGTAACCCGCGCGCCGGTATCCCTGCCATGGTGGTCTCCGCCACCATCAGCGGCGCCCCCACCCTGGTCTACTTCGGCCAGGAACTGGGTGAGCCCGGCTCTGGTGACGCCGGCTTCGGCAAAGCCAGCCGCACCACCATTTTCGATTACTGGTCCGTGCCCAGTATTCGTCGCTGGAACAACGACGGCCAGTTCAATAGCACGCAGCTGAGCGAAAGCGAACAGTCACTGCGTGCGTTCTATAGCAAGCTGCTGAACTTCTCCCACCAGAGCCCGGCGCTGACCGGCGAATATCTGGACCTGCACCGCTACAACCGCGAGCACGGCAAAAACTACGCTGAGCAGCAGTACAGCTTTGCCCGCTGGAACGGCGACGATCGCCTGCTGGTGATTGCCAACTTTGAAGATGCCGACACTAACAGCACCCTTAAGCTTCCTGCAGAGCTGACCAAGTCCTGGCAGCTCGCGCCCGGTAAGTACACCCTTACCAACCAACTGCAGACAGGCAGTGTGGAACTGACCGTAGCGGAAGATCTCACCGGCTCCATCGAACTGTCGCTCCCCGCGCTGTCCGGCCAGGTGCTGAAACTCACCCGCTAA
- a CDS encoding DUF3014 domain-containing protein — MGSTFKDWLLALVVLAAVIFGLYWFVVREAPKPEAPAPITEPAPQTKPAVDLEEPTEPVIPPTPEPAAPKEAPRKLPDLNDSDSEARKDIISLSADGALANWIVSDEVVRKWVAAVNTATKGDLMPKNRPFNNLEGNIAVKELETRADGQKVYVLSQENYQRYDQPVRLFAMVDTDKAVGLYQFWYPRLKQAYGELGLKNKNFHAAVMAAIDQALAAPEIEGPIKLVRPTVYYKFEDEKLEKMPGLHKLMIRIGPDNAARVKEKLRELKASLQNLPSDE; from the coding sequence ATGGGAAGTACGTTCAAAGACTGGCTGCTCGCCTTGGTGGTGTTGGCGGCGGTGATATTTGGTCTCTACTGGTTTGTAGTACGGGAAGCCCCCAAACCCGAAGCGCCCGCCCCCATTACCGAACCGGCGCCGCAAACCAAACCTGCCGTCGATCTCGAAGAACCCACCGAGCCGGTCATTCCGCCGACACCGGAGCCCGCCGCGCCCAAAGAAGCCCCGCGCAAACTGCCCGACCTCAACGACAGCGATAGCGAAGCCCGCAAAGACATCATCAGCCTGTCCGCCGATGGCGCCCTGGCCAATTGGATCGTATCCGATGAAGTGGTGCGCAAATGGGTGGCTGCGGTCAACACCGCCACCAAAGGCGACCTGATGCCAAAAAACCGCCCGTTCAATAATCTTGAGGGCAACATCGCGGTCAAGGAACTGGAAACCCGTGCCGACGGGCAGAAGGTGTATGTGCTGTCGCAGGAAAACTATCAGCGCTACGACCAGCCCGTGCGCCTGTTCGCGATGGTGGATACCGACAAGGCGGTTGGGCTGTATCAGTTCTGGTACCCGCGTCTGAAACAGGCTTACGGCGAACTGGGCCTCAAGAACAAGAACTTCCACGCCGCCGTAATGGCCGCCATCGACCAGGCTCTGGCGGCACCGGAAATCGAAGGCCCGATAAAGCTGGTGCGCCCCACGGTCTACTACAAATTTGAAGATGAGAAGCTGGAAAAAATGCCCGGTCTGCACAAACTGATGATCCGCATCGGCCCGGATAATGCAGCGCGGGTGAAAGAAAAACTGCGCGAGCTCAAGGCCAGCCTGCAGAACCTGCCTAGTGACGAATAA
- a CDS encoding FTR1 family protein, which produces MLLTSVILVLREVLEAALLLSILLAMSHYLGLQMRWIFMALAGGILGSIAYGAGIGVVSEAFDGMGQELMNATMQFAIYGLLLVVGILLIWNRTGRQQFLPLLQWSMVLAVALAALREGSEVYVYLMAFRHQTDLLQSVLLGALIGGGIGFSIGALFYYLLVGLPKNRRLLVVLVLLTLVGAGLCLQATQLLEQADWLPAQSPLWDTSALLSENSLLGQLFYSLLGYEATPTRIAVTAYLGGMLLMATLLFAAWAKSRSLPEKD; this is translated from the coding sequence ATGCTGTTGACCAGTGTCATCCTGGTGCTGCGCGAAGTACTGGAGGCGGCGCTGCTGCTCAGTATCCTGCTCGCCATGAGTCATTACCTGGGCTTGCAGATGCGCTGGATTTTCATGGCGCTGGCTGGCGGGATTCTCGGTTCCATTGCCTACGGGGCCGGAATTGGCGTGGTTTCGGAAGCGTTTGACGGTATGGGCCAGGAACTGATGAATGCAACGATGCAGTTTGCCATTTACGGGCTGCTGCTGGTGGTGGGCATTCTGCTGATCTGGAATCGCACCGGCAGGCAGCAGTTTCTGCCGCTGTTGCAGTGGAGCATGGTGCTGGCGGTGGCGCTGGCGGCATTGCGTGAAGGGTCGGAAGTCTATGTGTATCTGATGGCGTTCCGTCACCAGACCGACCTTCTGCAAAGCGTGCTGCTGGGCGCCCTGATTGGTGGCGGCATCGGTTTTAGTATCGGCGCACTGTTCTATTATCTGCTGGTGGGGCTGCCGAAAAACCGGCGTCTGCTGGTTGTGTTGGTCTTGCTCACCCTGGTGGGGGCCGGACTGTGCCTGCAGGCGACACAATTGCTCGAGCAGGCGGACTGGCTTCCGGCGCAATCACCTCTGTGGGATACCTCGGCACTGTTGTCGGAAAATTCCCTGCTGGGCCAGCTGTTCTATTCCCTGCTTGGCTATGAAGCCACACCCACACGTATAGCTGTTACGGCCTACCTCGGCGGAATGTTGTTGATGGCGACGCTCTTGTTTGCGGCCTGGGCCAAATCACGCTCGCTGCCAGAAAAGGATTAA
- a CDS encoding cupredoxin domain-containing protein, whose amino-acid sequence MKTWFRNLAIVIIAGLALASALPVNAAYPELQLEIRDHLFYPSVLKVPANTKIKLIVVNRDATPEEFESYELNREKVIMGGQKAVIFIGPLAPGEYPFFGEFNPKTAQGKVIAE is encoded by the coding sequence ATGAAAACCTGGTTTCGTAATCTCGCGATCGTAATTATCGCTGGGCTGGCGCTGGCGTCGGCGCTGCCGGTAAATGCCGCTTATCCGGAACTGCAACTCGAAATCCGCGATCACCTGTTCTATCCGTCGGTACTCAAAGTGCCCGCCAATACCAAAATCAAACTGATCGTGGTGAATCGCGATGCCACCCCGGAAGAGTTTGAAAGTTACGAGCTCAACCGCGAGAAAGTGATCATGGGCGGACAGAAGGCGGTCATTTTTATCGGACCGCTGGCCCCGGGTGAATACCCGTTTTTTGGCGAGTTCAATCCGAAGACCGCCCAGGGCAAGGTGATTGCAGAATGA
- a CDS encoding ATP-binding protein, with product MKSIRIFLLIALLSTITLVNFIAALHGYRASMEEAERLFDRQVAGTALLLAAIPIDQTAPQVVEENDLQAFQVWSADGQLLMRSDNAPATPIGDAQEGFSEQNFSGFRWRVYSSPSANGRSIRVAERVDLRFRLADEVVLQSVMPILIGLPVAGLLIWLVIGHGLASLKKLADELRHKRAEDLAPLTLAAPPEELLPLVRSTNALLERLQASFDRERRFSADAAHELRTPIAAIQVHADNLATQLQNSAVVAPGSLQQLQDSIARMAHLVEQMLNLFRMTPEHYPARFESIDLHRLARDVIAELYPAFARREQEIELQGNTAYIDGDQFALVLLLQNLLNNACKYTPQGGRIAVDVQRQGDAVVLQVQDSGPGIPQEERERVFERFYRVGGDRHESRVPGCGLGLSIVHHIAELHHAQVELGPSSLRDAQAPGLAVAVRFPVQKSVERGIKHERVADENLVS from the coding sequence TTGAAATCCATCCGTATCTTCCTGCTGATCGCGCTGCTGTCCACCATTACCCTGGTGAACTTTATCGCCGCGCTGCACGGCTATCGCGCCAGTATGGAAGAGGCGGAGCGCTTGTTCGATCGCCAGGTCGCGGGTACCGCACTGCTGCTGGCGGCTATCCCCATAGACCAGACTGCGCCCCAGGTGGTAGAGGAAAACGACCTGCAGGCTTTCCAGGTGTGGTCCGCCGACGGGCAATTGCTGATGCGCTCCGACAACGCACCGGCAACCCCCATTGGTGACGCACAGGAGGGATTTAGCGAGCAGAATTTTTCCGGGTTCCGCTGGCGGGTGTACAGCAGTCCCTCCGCGAATGGCCGCTCGATCCGGGTGGCCGAGCGGGTCGACCTGCGCTTTCGCCTCGCAGATGAGGTGGTGCTGCAGTCGGTGATGCCGATCCTGATCGGCCTGCCGGTGGCAGGACTGTTGATCTGGCTGGTGATTGGTCACGGTCTCGCCAGCCTTAAGAAACTCGCCGACGAGTTGCGCCACAAACGCGCCGAAGACCTGGCCCCGCTGACTCTGGCGGCGCCACCGGAAGAACTGTTGCCACTGGTGCGTTCCACCAACGCGCTGCTCGAACGCCTGCAGGCGTCGTTTGACCGCGAGCGGCGCTTCTCCGCCGATGCCGCCCACGAACTGCGCACACCCATCGCCGCAATCCAGGTACACGCGGACAATCTGGCGACACAACTGCAAAACAGTGCGGTGGTGGCGCCCGGGTCCCTACAACAGTTGCAGGACAGCATTGCGCGCATGGCGCACCTGGTGGAGCAGATGCTCAACCTGTTCCGGATGACCCCGGAGCATTACCCGGCGCGTTTCGAATCCATTGACCTGCACCGGCTGGCACGGGACGTGATTGCCGAACTCTATCCGGCATTTGCCCGCCGCGAGCAGGAAATAGAGTTGCAGGGAAATACCGCGTATATCGATGGCGATCAGTTCGCACTGGTACTGTTGCTGCAGAACCTGCTGAACAACGCCTGTAAATACACACCGCAGGGCGGCAGGATCGCAGTGGATGTGCAGCGGCAGGGAGATGCGGTGGTGCTGCAGGTGCAGGATTCCGGTCCGGGTATTCCCCAGGAAGAGCGCGAGCGGGTGTTCGAGCGCTTTTACCGGGTGGGTGGCGACCGCCATGAAAGCCGCGTGCCCGGTTGTGGCCTCGGGCTTTCCATCGTGCATCACATTGCCGAGCTGCATCATGCACAGGTCGAACTCGGGCCGTCATCCCTTCGCGATGCACAGGCGCCGGGGCTCGCGGTAGCGGTGCGTTTTCCCGTGCAAAAAAGCGTTGAGCGAGGAATCAAGCATGAAAGGGTCGCTGATGAAAACCTGGTTTCGTAA